The Phycisphaerae bacterium region TTGAAAGGCATTGCCAGAATGATGTGTTGGTCATCCGCGTAGATGCGATGCATGTAGCAACTGTAGCGGTTGGAGATGAACCGGCTCACCTGTTTGCCGGCCAAGTCGATCTGGTAGATGCCGTTCCATGAACCGGCGAACAGCTTGTCGCCGACACGGGCAAGGCCCGTGAAGCCGAAACGGGCTCTCTTTTCGAGCACCGGCCGTCCGGCGGGCAGTTCGCCGAAAACGGGGTACGGCAGCTTCCGGAAATCCTCGCCGTCAAACGGAAACACATAACTGTGGACGCGCTCGCCGTCTGAGCGGATCTCCCACAGCGCCGGAACCGGCTTGTCGTTGGCGGCGTCGGCCGGATTGTGAAAGCCGTGCACGAATGAAACGACGAGATTGTTCTTGAAGCTCATATTGGGGCATGTTCTCCGGGATGACGTGATGAAGGGTCCTCGCAAGGTTCGTCACACAGAATCGAGCGGCAAATGGCGTCCATTGCCGCATCCTGCCCCGGACCCAACTCGGCCAGGCTGCGGATGTTGATCGAACGGACATTCAGGTCAAGGACCGTGACCCAGGATATTCGAATATTGGACCGAAAGAACAGGGCGTACGCGTACCGTCGGGCGAGATCCGTCCGCAGTTCCGGGTTCCAGGCGCCTGAGCAGATACCTTCGAGCTTCTCGAAGTAGTCCCGGGCCGAAGTGACGTCGTGGCTGAAGCCTCGCCCCGCATTCCAGCCGCCGCCGACCAGCATCACATGCTTGCCGAGGGCTGCGGCCTCGGCAGCCACCGTCGAAGTGTATACCAAAGCCCAGTCCGACAATCGGGCCACGGCGTGAGCGCTGACGTCCGACTCGGGTGGCAACACGTGGATGTTCGGCGGGAGGCTTGGAAACTCCCGTTCAATCTGTGGAAGCAGCGGGTCGCGGGCTTTCCACAGCTTCTCCGAAGGGTGGATCTTGACCACCAGGTGATGCTCAGGCCGGCGGCAGAAGAAGCGGATCGTCTCAGTGATCCAATCGTTGGCTGACTCGAATGCGGCGACCGTCTTGTTCCGGTCGGCATCGTAGCTGAGGTTCGGGAACATCCCGAACACCTTGCCCGCAATGCGGTCGGGCAGGCCGGCATGTCGGCGGGCTTCGCGAAGATCGGTGGTGTTGGTCTGCCAGTCGGCGCTGCGGTACTCGTAGGGCACGCGTTCACGGCGGAGCATATACTGGTCCAGCGCCTTTTCCTGTTCCGGTGTCAACGGGATGTGCTTCCATGTATCCCACTCCGGCATCATCGCTGAGCGGTTCGGCGGTCGATCATGTTCAAAGCGAATGCTGTAATAGCCCAGGCCTGACCGTATGACGTCCACCGGAATGCCCATCCTGCCGGCCACTCCGCGAATTACCCCCCAATCAACTTTCTTTCCGTCCTCTTCGATAACCTTGTCGACCTTCAACTGTTCGAGGGCTCGGAAGCCGACGGTGGTCATGTACAGAGCCGCCCGGACGAACTGCCGGGCCATGCCGGCGGTCTCGGGATCATTCGCGTCAAAGTAGCCGATCTTGTAGAAGCTTTCGATTGATTGCCGGACGTGCTCGCCGAGAGGAACGCCCCGATGCTCAAACGCATGCAGCGCGTGCAGGTCGACGTCGGCAGCGATCCGGTCGCATTCCTTGCGCTCGGCAGGCGTGATGAACTCGCTGTACCAGCGGCAGGGCAGGCCGATAGCCCTGGCGAAGGGCCCTGAGTTCTTGTGGCACCAGCGGGTGCAGGCGCTCTCGTAGTGGTCGACTTTTCGCATCGTGCAGGCCGGCAAGAACTCATCGCACTGCAGCAAGGTGACCGTTGCCCCCCGCATCCGCAACCCTTGGCCAATAATGCCCATCCGGGAGAAGTGAACCTCGCCCCCGACCACTCCGGCGATCAAGACGTTGCGGTACTTGAGGTCCGGCCAGGGATCGACCGGCAGCGGATCGCAGGCAATCTGCCGAAGCTTGGCGATGAAACCCGGGCCTTTCAGTATCGGAACGCCTACCTTGGTCTTCATATTTGCCCTGCAGGCCCTTTTTCGCAGTCACCTTGCCAGGTCCGCTGCGGCTGGCTCGTCGGGACCTGTTGGATGTAACATCTTGTTCGACAATGAGATACGGCCGCATTTGGGCAGCAAGGCGGTCTCATTGCCCTGGATGGTTTATCGGTCGTATTCCGGCCGTGGTTAAGCAAAGGTCTGTGCGCGGCTGCCCCGCAGGTGGGTCGAACAGGGCATCGGTTTCAAGTTCTGAAGCGCACGACCCGGGCGGGGTTGCCCATGACCACGGCCCAGGCGGGGATGTGGCCTCGGATCTGGGTGTTGGCGCCGATGACGGCGCCGTTACCGATCCGCGCGCCTCGGCCGACAAAGGTATAGGCCGCACCCCAGACGTCCTCGCCGATGTAGACGGGTTCGTGCCGGTAGCCCTGCCGCATGAAGGGCTCGCGGGTAAGGTAGTTGTGTTCCGAGGATATGATGGTGCAGTAACTGGCAAAGGCGGTTCGCCGGCCGATGATCACGTCGGCACCAGCGTTGACGATCGTGCCCATGCCGAGCTGGGCATTCTCGCCAAGAATGATACGGCCGTCGCGGGCGGCAACCAGCCTGACGTTGGTGTCGAGGACGACCCCGTCGTGCAAGATGATGCTGCCGTTCTCTCGGATCTTGAGGTCAACGCCGGGCATCAGCGTTACATCCTCACCGATGGTGATGTTTCTCGGATCGCCGTCAAATCGGAGCATCAGAGGCCCGAGGACGCGGAGGCCCTTGCCGACGCGTATGCCATGACGGCGGAAGACCCAGCGATAGTAGTGTGCCCAGAAGCCCTTGGTTCGCCGGGTGGTGCGAGGGGCCCCGATGAGCAATGGCACGTCGTCAGGACCGTGTGGGAAAGAGTCGAAATCCTTTGGCCCGGGAGCCCCCGTCCGCAGGCGATCGACCAGGTCTGCGATTCTTCGAATCGTATCGATGTTTAGAACGTCGGCCAGTATTGGCGTCGGTATCTGCACCCTGAAGCCGGTTTCGACGGCCGTAAGCAGCGAGACCAGTCCAAGCGAATCGATCAACCCGGAGGTGACCAGCGGCTCGTCGTCACCGACCCGGGCGAACCGACCGGCCCGAACCTGCGACAGGACCTGGGTCACGCAACGTCGGACCGCCGAGAGCGTCGATTCGGCGGTCGTGGCGGCATTGGGGGAGCACGATGCGGATTCCGGCGATCGTGAATCGGCGATCATCTCAATGTATCGGTCGCGATTGACGTTTCGCGAGATCTTTCCCGAGGTGCTCTTGCGCAGCCACATATGTTCGAGCAGGCAGACGTCGGCAGGGGCGACCTCGGTTGCCCGGGCGATACGGGCGAGCACGTCGCGTCGGATCGATTCCCGTTTCTCCGGATCGGTCTCCTGCGTCTCAGCAAGGATGATCAGATCTTCGGTTCCGGACCGCTCATTGGGCACGCCGATGGCCGCGCAACGGCCGGGGATGATGCCCGGCGTCGCGCTGACGATTTCCTCAATATCCTGCGGATAGATGTTCTGCCCGCGGATGATCAGCATGTCGTTCTTGCGGCCGGTAACATACAACTGCCCGTCCGCCACATAGCCCAGGTCGCCGGTGAAGTAGGCACCGTCGCGGAGGGCTTTAGCGGTCGCCTCAGGGTTGTTGTCGTAACGGGTCAGCAGACAGGGCGTGCGGAGAACGATTTCGCCAAGCCGGCGATCGGGCAGCGGCCGTCCCTGGTCATCGACGATAGTAATCTCGGTCTGCGGCAGGGGGGTGCCCGAGCTGATCATCCTGCGGCAGGTTGGCGAATCGGCAGGGGCAGGTATCGCCTGACCGGTTCCGGCGAACGTCGGTCCATCGATGCAGTCGTCGGCCAGCGGGCCGTCAAAGCCGCCCGAAGTGACGGCAAACGTGTTCTCGGCCATGGCATACGAGCTGCACAAAGCGGTATTGCTCAGGCCGCAGGCCGCGAATCGCCGCACAAACTGCTCATGGCTACGACTCAGAAGGGGTTCGGAGCAGTTCACGATGCCGCGAAGGCTCGAAAGGTCAATGCCCGCCAGCTCGGTATCCGTCACGGTCGTTGCCATGAAGCTGTAGGCGAAGTTGGGCAGCCACGACAGCGTGCCGCGGAAGTCGGAAATCGCTTGGAGCCACATGGCCGGACGCTGGACCCACTCGAAGGGGCACATGGCGACCAGAGGCACTTGCCTGATAAAGGGCAGCATGAAGCAGGCGATCAGACCCATGTCGTGATACAGCGGCAGCCAACTGACGATGCGATCGGACGAATCGAGGCGTATGGCATCCGCGTAATGGTCAACTTGCCAGAGCAGTGCCCGGTGCGATATGGCCACGCCTTTCTTGGCGCCGGTGGTGCCGCTCGAGTACTGGAGGAAGGCGATCGTCTCAGGATCGTCGGGCATGTGCCACGCGGGTGCCTCGGTAGTCTTGGGAACCTCGTCGACGACATACGACGGCACGGCCGCATCTCGGAACATCGTAAGAGCTTCCGGCTGATCGCCGAGACGGGAGTAGGTCAGCAGCAGTCTGGGTTTCGCTCCCGCCAGCAGCGAGGCGAGCATCTTGAGATACTCATGCGCTGAGATCTTGGGTGATGGACAAGACCAGAAGCTGGGCACGAACCCGCCCAGAATCGCGCCGATGAAGGATGCATAGGCGTCGAGCGAGTGCCGAAGGATAATGACCATTCGATCGCCGGGGACCAGACCGGCCTGGCGATAGAAACTTGTGTAGCGCCCGGCTTCATTGAGCACGTCGCGATAGCTGAACCGTTCGGGTTCGCCGTCCGCGTGCAGCAGGCAGAGGAACTCCGCGCAGTCGGGCGTTTCGGCGTTCTTTGCCAGCCGTTGGGGAATGGTCGCGGGCATCGTCTCAATGACGCTCATCAAGCCACTCACACAATTCCTGCTGATGGTCGCGGGCATACATCAGGAACCGTTCCATACGGTCCTTCTCGACCAGCATGATGTAGTATCGCCCCTGTTGATTCCTCACCAGGGCGGTCTTGAAGCCCTGGTCGCGAAGCCGGGCGTTTACCGAAGGCGTCGCATAGAAGCCCCAGTCCTTGGCAGTGACGTCATACTCGTGGCCGCGCGGGGTGACGAAGGTTACCATTTCATCGGGATCGAGGAAGACTCGCCCGCAGTCGGAAATCTCGATCGCCCCGGTCCTGCCGACACTGAACTTGCGGGGCGGATTGTTCTCCTCAAACTTCATGTCCACTTCCACTCCTTGATCAGGAAATCCTTGATGACCCAGCGGCCGTCTTCCCTCGTCCAGATGGCGGGGTTGCGGAAACGGTCCTCGATCTGCCGGAATTCATCGACGGTGATACCCAGATACTTGCAGAAGCCTTGAATATCGTCATGCGGCGTCTGGTCGCCGCGCTCGGCGATGATTCGGACGGCTTCCTCGCGCGTCAGGCGACCGTTGCGGATCTCGATGGCCAGGTTGTCCCACAGTCGGGTGAAACCGAACTTGAACCACTTGAAATGGTGATGAACGGAGATGAAATGGCAATCGATATCGGCATAGTCGTAGAGGCCGACGCGGGGTCCTCGAGCGTCGGCCTGGAATCCACGCGCGGTCGCGACCCGCTTGCTTTCCCATGGGTCCCAGGGCAGGTAGTAGCCGAGGAAGATCGACATGATCCGCTTTCCCGAGAACTGCTCCTGCGGCGGCAGGCGGTACGGTTCGAGGTCCTTGAGAGTGAGTTCTTCGTCGACCCAGTCCTCGGCCGTGGTGCCTTGCAGGATTCCATGGCGTCGAAGGGTGTCCGGGTCCCAGCGGTCGATCTCAATTTCCCGGTCGGTTCCGCCGTACTCCATGTAAGGGCTTTCGCCCCAGACGACCATCGGGATATCCATCGCTAGTGCGATCTTGAGCGGTATGGCATACAGGGCCATGTGCATGGGCACCGCCGAGCTGCCCGTCTTGCGCAGGGCCTTGAGCGTGAACCGCCGCTCCACTTCGGGATGAATCGTGAAATCGATATGATCGACGCCCAGGCGGATGAGATTATCCAGGTTGCGTTGACCGATCTCGGTTCGTCCGGGCGTTCGCCACGTGACCGCAAGGATGCGGAGGCCATATTCGAGGCAGACGATTGTCTGCCACGTGCTGTCCTTGCCGCCGCTGACGGGGATGACGCAGTCGTAGCCGAGGCTTCGCCGCTTGGCCTCCGAGATGATCTCTGCCAACCGTTGCTTTCTGCCCGCCCAGTCGATCTCTCGCTTGGCGGCGACTGATTTGCAGGCATTACAAACCCCCTCCGAGTCGAGAACGATTCCAGGGCGGGTGTCGGGCAGGACACAGCGGGTGCAGTACTTCATGATTGTGTGCTCCCGCAGAGTGCCGTATCGCGGTCGGGCGTCACGGAACCCGGAGTGCCGCGGGCCCATTGCTCCAGGAACAGCTTGGCGCTCACAAAGTTGAACAGGAACTTGCTGAAGCTGTTGCTGAGCGTCTCTTCGCCGAGCAGCGCCTCGATCCGGTCGCGGCGGATCAGATCGAAGATCGGCCCCTCCGAGAGCAGGAAATCTCGATCCTCCGGGTCGCGCGGGTCGAAAAGAGCGTGGAAACTCGCGTTGAAGCCTTTCTTCTGCCGGTCGAGGCGAACCTTGTCGTTGAGAATGCCCTTGACCGCCTCGCGCAGCACGTATTTGCCGTAGCCGTCGCGGATGAGGTGCTCGGGCGGAATCGAAAAGGCGAACTGAAACAACCGCGAGTCCAGGTAAGGGCTGCGGTTCTCAACGCTGTAATACATCGAGTTCAGGTCATCTTCGTGGAGGATGACCGGCGTTGCCTCGTGGAACAACTCATTGAGCATCCGGTTTCGCAACAGGGAATCGCAGAATCGCTCCTCGAAGAAGGCCTCCCTGAAGTCGCAGGTGAGCATTTCCGCGAATACGTGGTTATTGCGGTAGATGTGGTCGCGGAAATCCGGGTTGTCGAAGTAAAGTCCTGGGTTCTTGAGGTGCGGGTTGCGAACAAATCGTCCCGGGCCGTCATGCCAGTCGGCAAGCCAGGTGGCGAAGTCCGGATGGTGCCGAACCTCGTACAGGTGCAGGTTGAAATGGTCGTAATAGCCGGTGACCAGCTCGTCGGCGGCCGTACCCGAAACGGCCACCCGAAAGCCCCCGCGAGAGATCATCTCCGAAAGGCACGAGTGGATGCAATAGGTCAACGTGTAGACCGGGGCGTCATGGTAGCGCACCAATTCCTCGAGACGCCGCCGCATGTCCCGGTGCGGAATGCTCATGACGTGGTGGCGGCAACCGAGATCGTCCACGGTGGCCCGGATATTGTCGAACTCGTTGTACCGCTCGTCCTCGTCGCTGATGGAGAAAGTGGTGACGTCGTAGTTGAAGACCTTGGCGGCGATGGAGGCGATGGCCCCCGAGTCGATGCCTCCGCTCAGGCAAAAGGCCAGTGGCACATCTGCCCTCAGGCGTATGCGGATGCTCTCCTGCAGATAGTGACGAAAGCCCTCGACGGCCTCGCCCAGCGTCATGTCGCGAGGCGTGTACTGCGGCACCCAATAACGTTGCAGGCGCGGCCTGAGATCGTCCCGGATCTCCAGGTTCGACGCATACGGCACCTCGCGCACCTCTGTGAAAAACGTCTCCGGTTGCTTGTAGAGCGATTTGTAGCCGTTGACAAGGTAACGGAGGACCTGCCGCTGATTGATCGCCAGCGGTCTGTCGGCGAGGGCTTGAAGAAACTTGACCTCGGACCCGAAATAGACGCCGTCATCGTCGGCGATGTAATACAGCGGCTTCTCGGCAAAGCGATCTCGCGAAAGAAAGATGCGGTGCTCGCCTCGATCATAAATCGCGAAGCTCCACATGCCCTCGAACTTCTCGACGCAACCCGGTCCATAGGCCAGGTATGATTGAAGCAGGACTTCGGTGTCCGACTCGGTGTTGAAGCTGATCCCCCGTCGCTCGAGATCCTCTCGCAGCTCAACGTAGTTGTAGATTTCGCCGTTGAAGACCAGGTGGTGGTCGCCGATGCTGAACGGCTGGTTGGAGCGAGGATCCAGATCGAGGATGCTGAGCCTGGAGTGGAGAAGCACGACGTGAAGGTCGCCATCGCGGAAGACCGTATGGGCCTGATGGTCCGGGCCGCGATTGCGCATCAGGGCCAGCGTCCGGTCGATTCTATCAGGACCGATTTCCGACCGGCCGATGTATCCGGCGATGCCGCACATACGAGCGCTTCCGTGCAGGGCGGACCGCCCAGGCCGCGGGCCGCAAATGGGGGTCCTTTTGAGCAGGGCCACGTGCGCAAAATGCGCACTTGTCCCGTCTTAAGAGTTCACCGTCTTCCTGGCCGACGTCGGCGCAGGGATTTTGCCCCTATGTCCATCGGAACCGTTGGCGGTCTGTCTCCAATACGGCTCGGAAAGTCCCCCCGAACCCGGTTTCCGCGGCCTGCGGCGCCAGCCGAAGGCGAGGTTTGTCTGGCATTCGATGTCCCGGGTTGCTATACTGTAAGTATCGTGGCGGCCAAAGGTTGCGAAGAGGCGTTGCCGGGGACGCGGGGAATCGGGAGCACCAGGCTTGACTAACTCGAAGGACATTGCCGCCGCTGTTCTACTGAGCCTTGGATGCGGGGCCGGTGCCGTTCTTGCCGCACCAGTCGACAGGCCGCGGGCGGCCGTGACCGCCCAAGGCTGGTGGTCGCTTCGCGCCCAGACGACGCTGAAGGGAAGGGGATTGCCGGCGGATGGGCCGGGGGCCCTCAAATCGCTTCGATCGGCACTTTCCTCAAAGACCGCTTTTGCCGTGGAGCAAGGTCGATCTCTTCTGGACGAGCAGGGTGTCGTTCGCGCCTACCAGTTTGACCTGCCAGGCGGCGGGGCCGTCGTTATTGCGGCCGACGATGCCGTTTCCCCCGTTTTCTTCTACTCCTTGGACGGCAAGTTCGACCCCGCTGTGCCGCCGGCGGCGGCGATATGGGATGAGTTTTGTCGGCAGGTGAAGGAGAACGCGTCTCGGCCCGACGGCAACGCCCCCCATACTTCCTGGCGAGTAATCGAGCAGTCATTTGCCGGTCGGCTTGATCCGGCCTTCACAGCGGCGGCGAATCCTATTCCCGACGTCGGCTCATCGGCGATATCCCGCGGGCCGCTCCTGCGGACGCGCTGGCACCAGGATGAGCCATACAACCTCTTGGCACCCGAGCGGCTCGACTGTACTCTTCCGGCCCATTACTGCCGATGCCCGATCGGTTGCGTGGCGACCTCTCTTGCTCAGATCCTTGCTTTTTGGCAGAGCCCGCTTTTCGGCACCGGGGGTCCGGCCGGCGGAGAGTGCTACACCTGGAACAACGGAGATCCTGAATCCTCGCGTTGGCCCTCGCTGTGTTTCGACCGCTCGTGGTATGACGGCCGGTATCTGCCGGTCTGTGACGATGCCGACGCGCCCTTCTACGACTGGCACAACATGTCGGAAACGGTTTCCGCCACGGACCCGTCTGTGATGCAGGATGCGGTCGCCAAGCTGTGTTATCACTGTGCGGTGTCGCTAAAAACGGGTTTCTGCAGCGGCGGGGAGCAGCTATCGGGGGCGATTAGCGATCCGGCCGTGCCTGTTCGCTATTTCGGTTTTGCGGCCGGGGGCTGCCTCATCTCGAAATCAGGTTTCTCCGAAGACCATTGGTTTGAGGAGATCAAGCGGCAGATCGATTTGGGTTGGCCTCTGTGGTATGACGTTCCCAACCATAGCATCGTGGTGGACGGTTATGCCGAGGATATCGTCGGAGGCACGAGCGAACGCCGTTTCCATGTGAACATGGGATGGGGCGGCGCCTCAAACGGGTGGTATCTCATCGGCAGCATGCCCAGGATGCCCGGTTACGAGGGGGCAGTGGTGAACCTTCGTCCGGCCGGTTTCGGCGGGGGCCCGCGAATCAGAGAAGTGGACGCCGACGGTCGATCGGGTGAATACGCCACTATTCAGGCGGCCATCAACGCTTCCACCGACGGTGACGAGATCGTTCTGAGGCCGGGGGTTTACACCGGATGGGGTAATCGGGACCTGGATTTCTGGGGCAAAGCGATCACCGTCCGAAGCGTAAACCCGGACGATCCCGCCGTCGTGGCCGCGACGATTATCGACTGTCAGGGCGTGCAATCGCGACCGCGACGCGCCTTTCTGTTTCACAGTGGCGAGACGACCGGCTCCACCGTGGCCGGTTTGACCATTACGGGCGGGTACGCGCCGACGCATTTGATTGGCGATCAGATCGTCTCTGTGGGCGGTGCAGTTCTTTGCGCCGGAGCGAGTCCCACCATACGGCAATGCGTGATCAGGGCCAATTCCGCCGGGCTGGCCGGAGGCGGGGTCTTCAGCTTCGGCGAGGCCGGCCCCGTCATCCAGCGTTGCGTCATCGCGGGCAACTCGGCTGCCGGCGGTGGGGCAGTTGCAGCCTGGCTTGACAGCAGCCCGAAGTTGGAGAGTTGCCTCCTGACCGGCAACACCGCTTCAGAAGGAGCAGCGCTGCACTACTGGGAGGCCGGCCGGGCGGAGGTTGTCAACTGCACGCTCAGCGGCAACAGGTTGACCGACGACGACGGCCGGATCGTCGTTTGTCAGGGCGGCGACGTCGCGCTGACCAACTCACTTCTATGGAATGAAACGACCGGCGGAGCCCGCGAGATTGCCGTGCGAAACGCGCAGTCGTCCAGCCGGGTTTTGGTGTCACACACCGACGTCCGAGGTGGGCAAGCGGCTGTTGTGGTGGAGTCGGGAGCCGTTCTCGATTGGGCGGCGGGCAACATCGAAGGGAATCCGGGTTTCATCTCCGCGTCCGGAGCCGATGGGGATCCCCTGACGTGGCACGACAATGATTATCGGCTTCTTGATGGCTCTCCCTGCGTGGAGGCGGGTGACAACCTGGTGCTCGCGGGTGAAACCGCGAAGGATCTCGACGGCAACCCCCGCCGGGCCGGCTCCAATGTGGACATGGGAGCTTACGAGTTCGGCTCGTTCGCCGATTGCGACGCCGATGGCATTCCCGACCGTGACCAACAGGACCGCGATCACGACACACGGATCGATGCGTGTGACAACTGTCCCGACAGCCCGAATGCCGCACAAGAAGACTTGGACAGCGACGGTGTTGGCGATGCCTGTGACCCCGATATTGATGATGACGGGGTGAGCAACGGGAACGATAACTGCCCGCGGACGGGCAATGCCGATCAACAGGACACCGACACCGACGGCGTTGGAGATGCGTGTGACAATTGCCCGCTGGTGAGCAATCCCGATCAGGCTGACGCGGACGGAGACGGCACGGGCGACGAGTGTGCGGCCGCCAGACTCTATGTGGATGCGCGCGCCTCGACGCACGGCGACGGGAGGAGTTGGTCGACAGCCTTCGCCAGTTTGGAGAAGGCTTTGTCGTCGGCGGCCGCGTCCGCAGGCCGCACGACGGAAATCTGGGTGGCCGCGGGCGTTTATCGACCGTCTCGAAGGATCGTTCCTGAGATAGACGGTTCTGCCACCTTTGTGATTCCGCCCCGCGTCGGCGTTTACGGCGGCTTCGCCGGCTCGGAGACCGCCCTCGAGGAACGAAGGCCGCTGTTGAACCGCACCGTGCTCAGCGGCGACCTGAAGGCAAACGATGTTCCCGGTAGCGGACGCAGCGGTCCGAGTCGACGCGACAACTGTCATCACGTGGTGACGATCGAGGGGGGGGACGCGACAACCGTTCTGGACGGCTTCGTAGTCACGGCAGGAAACAGCATGACCCGAGGTGGCGGCATGGTCATCCTCGACGGGGCCCCGATCATTGCCGATTGCCGGTTCATTGACAACCAGAGCAGCGATGGCGGAGGCATCTACATCATCGGGGCCGCTCCCCGGCTGACCAATTGTCTCTTTTTGGGGAATCGCGCCGTGAACGGCGGCGGTGTTTACATCGGCAGCGGTGATCCGATTCTGTCCGGTTGCGTCTTCAGCGGCAATTCGTCTTCCTTCGGCGCGGGGGGCCTTTTCTGCGGGCTAGGCAGGACGACGCTGCTCAACTGCACCGTGATCGGCAACAGCACAAGCGCGTACGGCGGCGGGGCGTACATTGCTTCCGGCGCAGCCGCCAACGTCACGAACTGCATCTTCTGGGGCAACATGCGGCAAGGGGCGGCAAGTGCGAAGTCGCAGCTTGAGGTGGCCGGCACCGCAACCGTCGCGCACTGCGCGATCCAGGGTAGCCAGGGGCTTTGGGAAGACCAGAACAACACCTGGCGCAATCCGATGCTTGTAGATCCGGACGGTCCCGATGACGTGCCGGGTACCGAGGACGACGATTGGCATCTCCTGGCCTCATCGCCTTGCGTGGACGCAGGTACACCGCTTGCGCCCGATGCGGTCACGCCGCTCGATGTGGACGGCGAGGCCAGAGTGCGGAATTGTCGCATCGACATCGGCGCTGACGAATCGGCTTTCCATCGCGACTGCAACGGCAATGCGATACCCGACGCCTGTGAGGTCCTTGATGGAACCGGCTCCGATTGCGACGCAAACGGAGTGTTGGATTCGTGCGAGGTCTT contains the following coding sequences:
- a CDS encoding C10 family peptidase; the encoded protein is MTNSKDIAAAVLLSLGCGAGAVLAAPVDRPRAAVTAQGWWSLRAQTTLKGRGLPADGPGALKSLRSALSSKTAFAVEQGRSLLDEQGVVRAYQFDLPGGGAVVIAADDAVSPVFFYSLDGKFDPAVPPAAAIWDEFCRQVKENASRPDGNAPHTSWRVIEQSFAGRLDPAFTAAANPIPDVGSSAISRGPLLRTRWHQDEPYNLLAPERLDCTLPAHYCRCPIGCVATSLAQILAFWQSPLFGTGGPAGGECYTWNNGDPESSRWPSLCFDRSWYDGRYLPVCDDADAPFYDWHNMSETVSATDPSVMQDAVAKLCYHCAVSLKTGFCSGGEQLSGAISDPAVPVRYFGFAAGGCLISKSGFSEDHWFEEIKRQIDLGWPLWYDVPNHSIVVDGYAEDIVGGTSERRFHVNMGWGGASNGWYLIGSMPRMPGYEGAVVNLRPAGFGGGPRIREVDADGRSGEYATIQAAINASTDGDEIVLRPGVYTGWGNRDLDFWGKAITVRSVNPDDPAVVAATIIDCQGVQSRPRRAFLFHSGETTGSTVAGLTITGGYAPTHLIGDQIVSVGGAVLCAGASPTIRQCVIRANSAGLAGGGVFSFGEAGPVIQRCVIAGNSAAGGGAVAAWLDSSPKLESCLLTGNTASEGAALHYWEAGRAEVVNCTLSGNRLTDDDGRIVVCQGGDVALTNSLLWNETTGGAREIAVRNAQSSSRVLVSHTDVRGGQAAVVVESGAVLDWAAGNIEGNPGFISASGADGDPLTWHDNDYRLLDGSPCVEAGDNLVLAGETAKDLDGNPRRAGSNVDMGAYEFGSFADCDADGIPDRDQQDRDHDTRIDACDNCPDSPNAAQEDLDSDGVGDACDPDIDDDGVSNGNDNCPRTGNADQQDTDTDGVGDACDNCPLVSNPDQADADGDGTGDECAAARLYVDARASTHGDGRSWSTAFASLEKALSSAAASAGRTTEIWVAAGVYRPSRRIVPEIDGSATFVIPPRVGVYGGFAGSETALEERRPLLNRTVLSGDLKANDVPGSGRSGPSRRDNCHHVVTIEGGDATTVLDGFVVTAGNSMTRGGGMVILDGAPIIADCRFIDNQSSDGGGIYIIGAAPRLTNCLFLGNRAVNGGGVYIGSGDPILSGCVFSGNSSSFGAGGLFCGLGRTTLLNCTVIGNSTSAYGGGAYIASGAAANVTNCIFWGNMRQGAASAKSQLEVAGTATVAHCAIQGSQGLWEDQNNTWRNPMLVDPDGPDDVPGTEDDDWHLLASSPCVDAGTPLAPDAVTPLDVDGEARVRNCRIDIGADESAFHRDCNGNAIPDACEVLDGTGSDCDANGVLDSCEVFSRSRLLVTSAWGDKVLSFDGTTGDYLGPLVDRRAADLREPRAIAIDSDRRVYVAAAGSDRVVEYAGNNGLPVRSFAGPDLRRPTALLLVEPTLMLVANGQDNSVVQFDLDSGRPLGILVQSGEGGLAGPSAMLRSPEGHLLVASQQTNRVLEYDWKTGAFRRVVCEGAGLSGPSSLLLEKGRNLLVASRDTGEILRYAMDGTFLGWFVPSGSGGLTRPESMVWGPNGSLFVCNLNTHSVLEFRGLDGSPVDHDPGRPGVQAAFAVGVGSLRPTGLAFLYANECNGNGVPEKCDIASGASTDCNENKWPDECEGDSDGDGVINGCDEDDDNDGIPDDGNRSGYVGDKPCTGGVLTKCDDNCPYDPNPDQADRDGDGRGDACDVTVFVDSRATGANDGSDWANAFTDLQDALAAAADSDGRVDEIWVAEGVYRPDRGTGDRSSTFMLVPGVRIYGGFAGGEVSVEQRRPLLHPTVLSGDLAANDTSAFEPARAIDNCYHVVTSPSAVLRGRPALLDGFVITGGWADGHPPNDRGGGLLVVNSGPTVACCEFRMNYARKSGGAVFSGYYGNPAIANCSFLINHAGEGGGLCTVFESNAQITNCLLAGNSAGQFGGAIHSEDSSPTIVNCTIAANHARLRGGGISIDRGNPMVANTIVWGNSLTASSGAGSQIFSPKGGEFVAYSCVQDDVPGDGRTYRGVQNIDMDPLFVRPAGDGGDGWGIGGNDDPGNLHLRSGSPCIDRANTLMLTENMSGLSGSGVMSGQVLLDLAGFERIVDAPDSESPASFPGATLDLGALEKHPDCNANGIPDACDASCGTPYGPCDVPGCGTSQDCTADRIPDECQPDTDDDGLADVCEWSYGDFDLDGDVDQSDYGLLQRCLGDPASVPLDPSCRGVDLDRDGKVNRSDILVFVRCLVGPDCPADPNCLK